DNA from Prunus persica cultivar Lovell chromosome G6, Prunus_persica_NCBIv2, whole genome shotgun sequence:
cgtttcgacatccaattgtgtcttacaaaatcaatgaacacggtgcttcaagaaaatgctaaaatttcaataacttaattgagtggtcaaatgatatcggattcaagtgcttttttgtagggatgatctttgaatgagtatctacaaaatagacggtttggattagtgaaatacaatccggagtggggcctacaagggatgtccctcaaataagcttatttgagggatccctcaatggatatatatatatatatatatatataccgtgAGCTTCTATcaagggatccctcaaataagtttatttgagggacacccttatAAGGCTCACCTTGAAAAGAAtcatacaaattaaaaatcattaaggcatctaattaagaccaacaaaatcaatgaacacggtacttTAAGAAagtatttaaatttcaataatttaattgaatggtCAAATTATATCGgatttaagtgattttttgtagagatgatctttgattgaatatctacaaaatagacagtttagattagtgaaatacaatataaaGTGGGCCCTACAAGAGTGTCTCTCAAATAAGATTATTTTAGGTATCCCTCAACAGAAGCTCTCATCCGTTTGTCCGTTATTATCATGCGGGGAGGAAAATTAGGAGTGGTAATAGAAAATACGTGGTGTCCACACGATAATAACGTCCAGACGTCCGTATAGGAGAATTTCTGTATATAAACAAAGACACGGTCTAAACCTACATCATCCAGAATATATAAACACAATTCTGCTCAAAGACAGGAAAAATTGTACTAAACACGTGACAAACTACATCTCCAAATCTGGTAACTGCTTACCAAACTAAACCTCCAATTTATAAACACCCCAGCTCTACAAGACTGATGTTTTAGCTCTTGATACTTGGAACCTTATTAAACCttaaattgtttttcttgACGCTTCCAGATAACAGTAGCTGCTGCATCCTCATTCTTAGCCAGATTGACAATTTAGGATATCAACCTGCAATTTCCGACACTCATGCACAGTTGCACAGTCGTGCATTCGGCTACATTAACAATGTAGGTTATCTAAGCTTCAGtaacataaattttttcaGCCTGAGATGCAAACCCAAGGTTCGGCATTTGGCTACGAGAGCTAGCAATGAAGCAAATTTTGTCCTACCAGGATACTTGGAGAGCAAATGCTCCTATTTGCAGGAACATCATTAGTGCAGCTTCTTCCAAGGAAAACAGTTCACACACCCAGGCATGTACAGAATGCAAATAAGATCATAAATAAGCTTTTTGCCTCCCTCAGGCACAAAACTGAACTCCCAAGAATTCCATGCCTAGTTTCTTCCTCTaccaaaatgtaaaaataTGAAGCCAcaatacaaagaaaaaaaccttaaaaaaccaacaaactaCTGAAATACCAGTAAATTTCATCCAAATAAGCACTAGAAACATTCTATCAATATAAGACTAAGACAAAGGAATCATGCAGAAATACGGAGACCCAAAatcagaaataaaataaaataaaacatatatatatatatatatatatataagaaatgCAAGTATTACAAGGAAAAACTAGAATGTAAACAAAAAAGGTATCCAAGTGGATTGAGAGAAAAGGAACGTTCAAAATTCACATATCGGGTTCTTGAAGGCATAAACAATACGGCACATAACTCACTGTATAAAAGGAAATGCTTTCAGGTGATGCAGTTGTTGTATACTGCCTAATTTGAGCTAGAACCTGCAGCGCACACAGCTGGTTTATTGTGGTCGTTTAAAGAATTTTCACCACCATTTTCTGATATCTGCTGATTGTCTGATTGAGGAACCGAACTATCTAAACTATTTGACACACAAGGATCATTAATTCTGCTATTGTCTCTCGTTTCCAGACGCTCCATCATGCGTGATACAGTTGCAAAGCTGGCATTAACTTCTCTTTTAACTTCAGAACCAAGATCTGCCATGGCAGCGTTACGAGAGAACAATCTCTCCTTCCAACCTCTTGTGCTCTTTGAAATTGACTCTTTGTATCTAATAGAAAATGTGAAACAAACACGTGTGACGTTTAAGAAACGATAAGgattttaaggaaaaaaatatcTCATTCAGAGTCAGTATAAGAAATTAGTAAGATTAAAGTACATTTATACCTCATTGACACTGCATTAAATCGAGTCTTCAGAGATTCTGAAAATGATTGCAAGTCTGATGGCCCAGCTCTATCCTGGGTACTCGGGGATGACTGACTAGGCGACCCACTAAAGGATACGATAATAACGTGGTAGTCAATTAACAGCggaaaaaaaagatacaaGGATGGGATTTTATGCACCAACATATACCCTGAGAATTAAGCTGAAGAATCTAGTACCTATTGCTAATGGAAGATCCATGTTGATTGGGAGCCGGAACACTAGTTCCAGCCGCTGAGGCAGAAACAGGACCAGATTGCGAAGAAGGTACTGGAGTGGTCACTTGATAAGATTCTTCTCCCGTATTCAGAGGAGGCGAAGGAAAAGGTACTGAAATTGAAGGAGCTGGTTCACCTTCTCCCATCTGATCAGGGGAGGAAGAAGCAGCAGGATGTGCATTAGGATGGGTGGAGAAGACCAGGAACTGTGGGCGCCCTTGAGTTGATGACCTATTCCTTTGGCCCTCCCTTCTGGCAATGTGGCGTGCCCGACCCATTGCAGCAGCCGCAGCTAAGTGCTGGATTATACGTTCTTCAAGTTCAGCATCATTTACACCCACAGGTAACTaaaggacaaaaataaaatcatttgaaTAAGATCCACCTGTTCTGATACATATATActatatttaattattgacgagaaataaaaaaagcagaaTACAAACATGTTGCAATTCAAAATCTCCAAGAGTTGGATGATGAAATATTGTGGTATTTCGAGGTGGATTAGACCTAATACTTCTCTCCCGTTCTACTCCCTCTAGAAGTTCCTGGctgcaaacaaaaacaaaatgaagaactTATCATTGTGTATTAGTAATATGAATCAAAAGAATATCAagaccagaaatcaaaatccaaaccTGGTGGGATCCTTCAAGCTGATGGGTTGCCAGCACATAGGGCATTGGGAGCTTCTCTGACACCTACAAGATTAAAACTAAATTTCAAACAAGTATActtatgaaaattttcaatattctTCAATATAAACTATTATACTTTTTATAATGAGGTTTAACATAACTCTCATCCTGTTGTGAAAACTTTGTTAGATTCTGTTTTAACTGCTAAGGTGATTGCAACATGACATAAAAGATTCCTAAAGAAATCTTAATAAACACTGAATCGTACAGAAAACAAGCATCAGACATGGAAACAGGTTGAGAAAAGGTGACTAAATATCAGGCGTCATTCAAACTTAAACCAAAACATCCAGGAAGGGACTAAACCTCACTTATTTAACCCTTTGATAACAGATAAAAGTTTAATCATATCTATCTGGATAATCAAAATAACTGAAAGAAAGGTTCATTTGTTCCTAGGCAACCTGAAAGTTCATAAATCATGTAGGAAAGGAGACGAACTTCAAGATATGACAGAAAAGTTGTTTGAGGCAGGTAAGCAAACATAACATAGAAAACATAAACTTATAGAAGCTAGGATACAGGTTAAATTATGCCTTCATCATTATTATACACGTTAGTTATGACACGAAGCTGATAGTGCAAAACTGAGATGCTCACCATTAGCTCATATATGAGTACATGTCGTTAACAGACACAAGCTTGACTATTATAATGAATATGTGTCATTCTGACTGCTTCAGTTAAAAACCTTATAACTAGATCTCATTCttaaatttcattaaaccCACAATGCATATTGGTACATGAATTCACAACTAACCAACAAGTGAATATCAGTTCATAAGCTGAATATTTTGGTTTCCTAGAACATCATCTTCTGTACATTTCACGAAATTCGATCAGGTTGAGTTTTCCGTCACTTTGTTTGATAAATTAGAAGGAAGACAAAAGATAAGATTGGTCCAATTACTTATTACACAGCAGTCTCTATTAGTAAAGATATGGAACTAGAGTGAGATTGGCCTAACAGCTTAAAACATTATGATACAACTTGATCTAGTCTCTATTTCCATCAGTTAACCTATTCTCATTTTCCCATTATTTGGCTACCTTATAATCCCGAGCTAAACGTTTATAGTCATTTcatgaacaagaaaaagatgatCTAACTATCATatcaataataaataaataaaatacaaaggCAAATTAACATGAAAATACTAATAACTGGATATCAGAAAATACCACTCAAGAATGCATTGAAGATGAAATTCATGCTTGCAACCGGTCAGCTGCATATAGAAATGAGACTTGGTTACATAGGAAACCCTATAAGAAATGATAATATCGCCTGAAAGATTTATATGTACCGTAGAAGGATCACTGTCACAGAAGGCCTCAAGGCATATACTGCAAGCATCATCACAGGCTTCCTGGATTCCACCCTCCACAAAAGCTGCTGCTGATGTCAAGTGGGCCTCAGATTTGTTGGTCTCTTCCATTCCTGGAACCTGTGAAGCAATCTTGTAAGCTTAGTAGATATAATTTTTACACCTCCACAAagcattttctctctccttagagaaaaagaagcagaaaaaaaagaaggtgaaGCATTAATGTGATCCAAACCCatggagtttcaaatttaTGTACATCATCAAATAAATACGAAgtatattgtttgttttactTTGTATTGCAACACAAGGAATTGCAGGCCAACAATAAGAACCACAAATAACACACCAACATAAACAGATCAAAATCCATAAAGTCAAATTAACAGTTCTCagaattgaaaatatataacaaatagACTCCTACCCTTGAATTCAGAGTTAAGGAATTCAAGTCCattgaaaaaataactaaataaataaaatttatataaactcCGTAATCAACAATCACCAATTAGAAAATCAAGAgtgaattaaaatttaaacattGTATTTAGCATAtgtaacattttcttttaagaaaaGGGCGAGGGAACTCATACTTGCTGTAAGAACTCACAACTGAGACAAGACTAAACGAAATTAAGGGAAATCCCTTTGTAATATTACAATATGTGAGAATCCCATATTTTCTTACCAATGGAAATGAATTTCTGAGCAACCAAACAGTAAAATCGCAAAATATGAAATGGGTAAAGATATTACCTCCATGAAAATTAAGTAACTTGGAATACTGCCAACAAAAAATCGATCTTCGATCAGTTTGCAGAGATGGAGTTGAAATTGGGTAACGATTATGGAACAGAGTAGAGAGCGAAGGGccctagagagagagagagcagagttTGGTCtgcaaatttgtttttctttcggTGAAGTTTTGGCTTTGTTTACTTTTATGAGCGAAGACTTGAGTGC
Protein-coding regions in this window:
- the LOC18774781 gene encoding E3 ubiquitin-protein ligase RHF2A isoform X1, yielding MEVPGMEETNKSEAHLTSAAAFVEGGIQEACDDACSICLEAFCDSDPSTLTGCKHEFHLQCILEWCQRSSQCPMCWQPISLKDPTSQELLEGVERERSIRSNPPRNTTIFHHPTLGDFELQHLPVGVNDAELEERIIQHLAAAAAMGRARHIARREGQRNRSSTQGRPQFLVFSTHPNAHPAASSSPDQMGEGEPAPSISVPFPSPPLNTGEESYQVTTPVPSSQSGPVSASAAGTSVPAPNQHGSSISNSGSPSQSSPSTQDRAGPSDLQSFSESLKTRFNAVSMRYKESISKSTRGWKERLFSRNAAMADLGSEVKREVNASFATVSRMMERLETRDNSRINDPCVSNSLDSSVPQSDNQQISENGGENSLNDHNKPAVCAAGSSSN
- the LOC18774781 gene encoding E3 ubiquitin-protein ligase RHF2A isoform X2; the encoded protein is MEETNKSEAHLTSAAAFVEGGIQEACDDACSICLEAFCDSDPSTLTGCKHEFHLQCILEWCQRSSQCPMCWQPISLKDPTSQELLEGVERERSIRSNPPRNTTIFHHPTLGDFELQHLPVGVNDAELEERIIQHLAAAAAMGRARHIARREGQRNRSSTQGRPQFLVFSTHPNAHPAASSSPDQMGEGEPAPSISVPFPSPPLNTGEESYQVTTPVPSSQSGPVSASAAGTSVPAPNQHGSSISNSGSPSQSSPSTQDRAGPSDLQSFSESLKTRFNAVSMRYKESISKSTRGWKERLFSRNAAMADLGSEVKREVNASFATVSRMMERLETRDNSRINDPCVSNSLDSSVPQSDNQQISENGGENSLNDHNKPAVCAAGSSSN